The DNA segment CTTAGAGACCCACTTTCTATCAAGCTCAGGCAACTTCTCAATGCCTGTGGACATCAGTGAGAACGCGTATCTGTCGATGGCAGCCTCTAAGGGAAAAGTGCCTCCAAATTCTTTGCTCCTCTCTGAGGCCGCCAGCAACCTTCGTTGAAGCTCCTCATCCTCTATAATTAGGATGGCCCTAATTAGATCTTTAGCTCTCAGTAACTCTTCAAGCTTAGCTCGCGTAAGCCTGCCCGCGGGGACTATGAGCCTGAGTGCCTCTGAGGCTGGGATGTTTAAGGCCTTGGCTTTTAATACAGCCTTTAAAGCCTCAAGCTCAAATTTCTGAAGCACATGGTCAAGGAAGAAGCTAGTAGGCCCCCTTATCATCAGCTTCACCTCGTTCAATAACTCTAAGTAGGCCTTCCTAAGCTTCTGCTCAATCCCTTCCACCCCTCCCTCCTCCTCAATACCTTTGAGGTAGCGCCCGTAAATAGGCGACTTCAGTATAATAAGCAGGGCGTCCTTGAGTGAAGCGGCTTTAAGTAGGCTTTCGTAATCAGCTGGCGTTAATAGGAAGGCTTTCCTCGCTCTAAGCCTGGCCGTCACGTAGCCGTAGGTCTCCACTCTTTTAGCAAGCCCTAACTTAATTCCTACCTTCTTCCTCCTTAAATTCATAGCTTAGCTAGTCGCATACCTTACACTAAACTTATAACTCTATCTGGCGTTAGGCGTTCTATGAAATTAAGCTGTAGAGACAGATGACCATGCACAAGCCTTCTACAATGACTAAGAGCGAGTATTTTCGAAAAGCTAAGAAGGGCCTAGTGGCCGGCCTCATACTACCTGCTTTAGTCCTTCTCGGCCTCGCATTAGGCTTAGAGGTGGGCAGGAAGCTTGGTCTAGCTCAAGCCTTTATGCTTATGCTAGTTGGCAGCCTTCTTGGGATGCTGATAGGTACTTTCATCTTAATTAAGATTCTTGAATATCTGTATCCACCTGGCAAGGTTCAATTTAGTAAGGTTTAAAAAGGGACTTCTTTAGGAAGGGGGATTTTGAGGATGGCTTGAAGAAGGGGGCGGCGACGCAGCTCATTCGCTTTGGAGTGCTTAAAGAACACGTAGA comes from the Candidatus Nezhaarchaeota archaeon genome and includes:
- a CDS encoding V-type ATPase subunit, whose product is MNLRRKKVGIKLGLAKRVETYGYVTARLRARKAFLLTPADYESLLKAASLKDALLIILKSPIYGRYLKGIEEEGGVEGIEQKLRKAYLELLNEVKLMIRGPTSFFLDHVLQKFELEALKAVLKAKALNIPASEALRLIVPAGRLTRAKLEELLRAKDLIRAILIIEDEELQRRLLAASERSKEFGGTFPLEAAIDRYAFSLMSTGIEKLPELDRKWVSKLVGTEADLKNIVLLVRSYLLKVGIEEYKEYVMLPFSYKVASDLLVKLLTSPNIETLTQALASQTRHGALLLKTGSDPAVLERETQRYMISEYRKVFLQSPFHMGFIYSLLSLIHLELRDLRAIIVGKHD